Proteins encoded in a region of the Leifsonia sp. PS1209 genome:
- a CDS encoding ABC transporter permease → MFGTYLRRELINRRKQTVIIAVGMALAIALVIIVNSVSAGVKAAQASVLQSVYGVGTDITVSEPATAQNATTGQAQGGGPRFDFGAGAGTDTGAGRTVNTSRLEPTRGATVMDATTLTTVKKVQNVSAAAAVLSLTNTSFSGTLPNFQQLREERQAGGTGGGAAVPSPAPTGGADGAGGSSFSVDSFSVLGLDPAGKSVGPLSSVTLSSGRAFTASDAGKDVVVLDQAYAKTGSKAVGDTVTIGGTDFKVVGIVAATGSDSTTAANAYIPLDVAQKLSGQTGKISSVYVTASSASDIGQIKTDLSAALPKATVSTQADLASSVSGSLGTAGDLIANLGTWLSIIVLAAAFLIAILFTISGVTRRTREFGTLKAIGWSNGRIVGQVAGESVVQGLIGGVIGVAVGLIGVLIVNIVSPTLSGRVGSTAVEAAARTGGGARTGGTGSGFGGGGFGGGGAFAGARTAAANATTDIALHAPVTVWVIVIAVGLAVIGGLLAGAIGGWRASRLRPAAALRSVA, encoded by the coding sequence ATGTTCGGGACTTATCTGCGGCGCGAGCTCATCAATCGCCGCAAACAGACAGTGATCATCGCGGTCGGCATGGCCCTCGCGATCGCGCTCGTCATCATCGTCAATTCCGTCTCCGCCGGGGTGAAGGCCGCGCAGGCGAGCGTGCTCCAGTCGGTCTACGGCGTGGGCACGGACATCACCGTCAGCGAGCCGGCCACCGCGCAGAACGCCACCACCGGCCAGGCGCAGGGCGGAGGACCGCGGTTCGACTTCGGCGCGGGCGCGGGAACCGACACCGGAGCAGGCCGCACGGTGAACACCTCCCGCCTCGAACCCACCCGCGGCGCCACGGTGATGGATGCGACAACGCTGACGACGGTCAAGAAGGTCCAGAACGTGTCGGCCGCTGCCGCGGTGCTCTCGCTCACCAACACGAGCTTCTCCGGCACGCTCCCCAACTTCCAGCAGCTGCGCGAGGAGCGGCAGGCCGGCGGCACAGGCGGAGGAGCGGCCGTTCCGAGCCCGGCGCCGACTGGTGGGGCGGACGGTGCGGGCGGAAGCTCGTTCAGCGTCGACTCCTTCTCCGTGCTCGGACTCGACCCGGCAGGCAAGTCGGTCGGCCCGCTCTCCTCGGTGACGCTGTCCAGCGGGCGCGCGTTCACGGCGTCCGACGCCGGCAAGGACGTGGTCGTGCTCGACCAGGCGTACGCCAAGACCGGCAGCAAGGCGGTCGGAGACACCGTGACCATCGGCGGCACGGACTTCAAGGTCGTCGGCATCGTCGCCGCCACGGGCAGCGACTCGACCACGGCGGCCAACGCATACATCCCGCTCGACGTCGCCCAGAAACTGTCCGGCCAGACCGGCAAGATCAGCTCCGTCTACGTGACGGCGTCGTCGGCCAGCGACATCGGCCAGATCAAGACGGACCTGAGCGCGGCGCTCCCGAAGGCGACCGTCAGCACCCAGGCGGATCTCGCATCCAGTGTCTCCGGCTCGCTCGGAACAGCGGGCGACCTGATCGCCAACCTCGGAACCTGGCTGTCGATCATCGTGCTCGCCGCTGCCTTCCTCATCGCGATCCTCTTCACGATCTCCGGCGTCACGCGCCGCACCCGTGAGTTCGGCACCCTCAAGGCCATCGGCTGGTCCAACGGCCGCATCGTCGGCCAGGTGGCGGGCGAGTCCGTGGTGCAGGGCCTGATCGGCGGTGTGATCGGCGTGGCCGTCGGCCTGATCGGCGTCCTCATCGTCAACATCGTCTCGCCCACCCTGTCCGGCCGGGTCGGCAGCACCGCAGTGGAGGCGGCCGCCCGGACAGGCGGAGGCGCGAGGACCGGTGGCACGGGGAGCGGCTTCGGCGGGGGCGGCTTCGGCGGAGGCGGCGCTTTCGCCGGCGCCCGCACGGCCGCGGCCAACGCGACGACAGACATCGCCCTGCACGCCCCGGTCACCGTCTGGGTGATCGTCATCGCCGTGGGCCTCGCCGTCATCGGCGGCCTGCTCGCCGGAGCCATCGGCGGCTGGCGCGCATCCCGTCTCCGTCCAGCGGCCGCCCTCCGCTCCGTCGCCTGA
- a CDS encoding response regulator transcription factor, whose amino-acid sequence MNSRAASGTTSHPRSLLRRADGSAIRVLVVDDEATLTDLLSMALHYEDWDVKTASNGQQALQLSREFKPDVVVLDIMLPDIDGLQVLSRMRADGNEAPVLFLTAKDSLDDRIAGLTAGGDDYVTKPFSLEELVARLRGLLRRSRAAVADENDPVLIVGDLVLDEDSYEVHRDGQQIQLTATEFELLRFLMRNPRRVLSKTQILDRVWSYDFGGSSSVVELYISYLRKKIDSGRAPMIHTVRGAGYMVKAAQ is encoded by the coding sequence ATGAACTCGCGTGCCGCCTCCGGCACCACCAGCCACCCAAGAAGCCTCCTGCGCCGCGCGGACGGCAGCGCGATCCGCGTGCTCGTCGTCGACGACGAGGCCACGCTGACGGACTTGCTCTCGATGGCCCTGCACTACGAGGACTGGGACGTGAAGACCGCATCCAACGGCCAGCAGGCGCTGCAGCTCTCGCGCGAGTTCAAGCCGGACGTCGTCGTGCTCGACATCATGCTCCCCGACATCGACGGACTGCAGGTGCTGTCCAGGATGCGCGCGGACGGCAACGAGGCTCCCGTCCTCTTCCTCACCGCGAAGGACTCGCTGGACGACCGCATCGCCGGGCTCACCGCCGGGGGAGACGACTACGTCACCAAGCCGTTCAGCCTCGAAGAGCTGGTCGCCCGCCTGCGCGGCCTGCTGCGCCGCTCGCGCGCCGCCGTCGCCGACGAGAACGACCCCGTGCTGATCGTCGGCGACCTCGTCCTCGACGAGGACAGCTACGAGGTGCACCGCGACGGCCAGCAGATCCAGCTGACCGCCACCGAGTTCGAGCTGCTGCGGTTCCTGATGCGCAACCCGCGCCGTGTGCTCAGCAAGACCCAGATCCTGGACCGCGTGTGGAGTTACGACTTCGGCGGGTCGTCCAGCGTTGTCGAGCTCTACATCTCCTACCTGCGCAAGAAGATCGACTCCGGCAGGGCGCCGATGATCCACACGGTGCGCGGCGCCGGCTACATGGTCAAGGCGGCGCAATGA